Proteins from one Halarchaeum grantii genomic window:
- the fba gene encoding class II fructose-bisphosphate aldolase — translation MSHDSATALRECYAHARDGRYGFFASNVTHFEVLVGLLRGSASARSDLVVQLGEEEAAFFGDGDPAAGVRVFGACLDAFAARYDIDVYCNIDHIHLPESVGFLEAALDSGVPDSVMVDASDEAFERNVELVADAVERVGDDVLVEAELGRIAGVEGGTETPDDEAFYTDPDDAVEFVERTGVDLLAVSIGTQHGVASGRDLDVRPDLAADIDAALRDAGHETGLVVHGASGLSDERIRELLEAGVCKFNKNTRYQYEFARTQADFYHEHADAIRPPEGVPDDRDGFFADSDWSPEKAQFHPHVVSEEVRDRIASVMADLCELTGSAGESLHETR, via the coding sequence ATGTCCCACGACTCAGCCACGGCGCTCCGCGAGTGCTACGCGCACGCGAGGGACGGGCGATACGGGTTCTTCGCGAGCAACGTCACCCACTTCGAGGTGCTCGTCGGCCTCCTTCGGGGAAGCGCGAGCGCGCGCTCGGACCTCGTCGTCCAACTCGGCGAGGAGGAGGCGGCGTTCTTCGGTGACGGCGACCCGGCCGCCGGCGTGCGCGTGTTCGGCGCGTGCCTCGACGCCTTCGCCGCGCGCTACGACATCGACGTCTACTGCAACATCGACCACATCCACCTCCCGGAGAGCGTCGGCTTCCTCGAGGCCGCGCTCGACTCGGGCGTCCCGGACTCCGTGATGGTCGACGCCTCCGACGAGGCCTTCGAGCGCAACGTCGAACTGGTCGCGGACGCCGTCGAGCGCGTCGGCGACGACGTGCTCGTCGAGGCCGAACTCGGCCGCATCGCTGGCGTCGAGGGCGGCACGGAGACGCCGGACGACGAGGCCTTCTACACGGACCCCGACGACGCCGTCGAGTTCGTCGAGCGGACGGGCGTCGACCTGCTCGCGGTGTCAATCGGCACCCAGCACGGCGTCGCGTCCGGGCGCGACCTCGACGTCCGCCCCGACCTCGCCGCCGACATCGACGCCGCGCTCCGGGACGCCGGCCACGAGACCGGGCTCGTCGTCCACGGCGCCTCCGGCCTCTCCGACGAGCGCATCCGCGAGCTGCTCGAGGCCGGCGTCTGCAAGTTCAACAAGAACACGCGTTACCAGTACGAGTTCGCGCGCACGCAAGCGGACTTCTACCACGAGCACGCGGACGCGATCCGCCCGCCCGAGGGCGTCCCCGACGACCGCGACGGGTTCTTCGCGGACAGCGACTGGTCGCCCGAGAAGGCGCAGTTCCACCCGCACGTCGTCTCCGAGGAGGTTCGGGACCGCATCGCGTCGGTGATGGCCGACCTCTGTGAGCTGACCGGGAGCGCGGGCGAGAGCCTGCACGAGACGCGATGA
- a CDS encoding 2-hydroxyacid dehydrogenase: MELLLCGDPQQPSEYMHEALGRLESRGVTFERMDWMGDASPTEFRNVTMDMEADGPGSYDTDAIAANLDGVDGLVVHKAPVSRELVEGADLSVVAAARGGTENVDVEACRENGVTVLHAPGRNRDAVADYAVSMLLSRFREIPFNHADLSGGEWNQVFDPDELPPDVRTTTVGIVGFGHIGRGVADRLAGFDPDLLVHDPYVDDAEIRERGAEPASLDRLLGESDAVTLHVRLSEETEGMLGREEFEAMNDAGFLVNTARGGLVETDALVDAVTEGDIAGAALDVFEEEPIPDGHPLLDLDGVVLTPHVAGSTRDAVLGGPRIIASQLEAYLDGETPEHTVE, translated from the coding sequence ATGGAGTTACTACTCTGTGGTGACCCGCAGCAGCCGAGCGAGTACATGCACGAAGCCCTCGGCCGCCTCGAGTCGCGCGGCGTGACGTTCGAGCGGATGGACTGGATGGGCGACGCCTCGCCCACCGAGTTCCGGAACGTCACGATGGACATGGAGGCCGACGGGCCGGGCAGCTACGACACGGACGCAATTGCGGCGAACCTCGACGGCGTGGACGGCCTCGTCGTCCACAAGGCCCCGGTGTCGCGCGAGCTCGTCGAGGGCGCGGACCTCTCGGTGGTCGCGGCGGCGCGCGGCGGCACCGAGAACGTCGACGTCGAGGCCTGCCGCGAGAACGGCGTGACTGTCCTCCACGCGCCCGGGCGGAACCGCGACGCCGTCGCGGACTACGCGGTGTCGATGCTCCTCTCGCGTTTCCGCGAGATCCCGTTCAACCACGCCGACCTCTCCGGTGGGGAGTGGAACCAGGTCTTCGACCCCGACGAACTGCCGCCGGACGTCCGCACGACGACGGTCGGCATCGTCGGCTTCGGACACATCGGCCGCGGCGTCGCCGACCGCCTCGCCGGCTTCGACCCAGACCTCCTCGTCCACGACCCGTACGTCGACGACGCGGAAATCCGCGAGCGCGGCGCGGAGCCCGCGTCCCTCGACCGGCTGCTCGGCGAGTCGGACGCCGTCACGCTCCACGTCCGGCTCTCCGAGGAGACCGAGGGGATGCTCGGCCGCGAGGAGTTCGAGGCGATGAACGACGCGGGCTTCCTCGTCAACACTGCGCGCGGCGGCCTCGTCGAGACGGACGCGCTCGTCGACGCCGTCACCGAGGGCGACATCGCGGGCGCCGCACTCGACGTCTTCGAGGAGGAGCCGATTCCGGACGGCCACCCGCTCCTCGATCTCGATGGGGTGGTCCTGACGCCGCACGTCGCCGGCTCGACGCGCGACGCCGTCCTCGGCGGCCCGCGCATCATCGCCTCGCAGCTCGAGGCGTACCTCGACGGCGAGACGCCCGAACACACCGTCGAGTAG
- a CDS encoding FAD-dependent oxidoreductase: MPNVDEADDEDEFDRDVVVVGGGPAGCSAAVFTARYGLDTAVFDRGTASLRRCAYLENYLGFPAGIDIETFYGLLHEHVAEAGADLVADLVETVTRDGDGFAVETQDGRELTARRVVAATRYDGDYLRALGDTDAMFESHEHDGETHEHFDRDYPDADGRTPIDGVYVASPTSTADAQAIMAAGQGARTARTLLADVRRERGYPDAVADHYDWVRREADLSGEWTERDTWRDWFAERVPDDVDLEEERVAAVREREIDRRLDTYRDAEALAAAAERGQKRLLEHVDDDAVLARAREIEAERDAGS, from the coding sequence ATGCCGAACGTAGACGAGGCCGACGACGAGGACGAGTTCGACCGCGACGTCGTCGTGGTCGGCGGCGGCCCCGCCGGCTGTTCGGCCGCCGTCTTCACGGCGCGCTACGGCCTCGACACCGCCGTCTTCGACCGTGGGACCGCCTCCCTCCGGCGCTGTGCGTACCTCGAGAACTACCTCGGCTTCCCCGCGGGCATCGACATCGAGACGTTCTACGGCCTGCTGCACGAGCACGTCGCGGAGGCGGGTGCCGACCTCGTCGCTGACCTCGTAGAGACCGTGACGCGCGACGGCGACGGCTTCGCCGTCGAGACGCAGGACGGCCGGGAGTTGACGGCGCGCCGCGTCGTCGCCGCGACCCGCTACGACGGCGACTACCTCCGCGCGCTCGGCGATACAGACGCGATGTTCGAGTCGCACGAGCACGACGGGGAGACCCACGAGCACTTCGACCGCGACTACCCGGACGCGGACGGCCGGACGCCCATCGACGGCGTCTACGTCGCGTCGCCGACGAGCACGGCGGACGCGCAGGCGATCATGGCCGCCGGGCAGGGCGCGCGCACCGCGCGCACGCTCCTCGCGGACGTCCGGCGCGAGCGCGGCTATCCGGACGCCGTCGCCGACCACTACGACTGGGTGCGCCGCGAGGCGGACCTGAGCGGCGAGTGGACGGAGCGCGACACGTGGCGCGACTGGTTCGCGGAGCGCGTTCCCGACGACGTCGACCTCGAGGAGGAGCGCGTCGCCGCAGTCCGCGAGCGGGAGATCGACCGCCGACTCGACACGTATCGCGACGCCGAGGCGCTCGCGGCGGCGGCCGAGCGCGGCCAGAAGCGACTCCTCGAGCACGTCGACGACGACGCCGTTCTCGCTCGGGCGCGCGAGATCGAGGCCGAACGCGACGCGGGGAGCTGA
- a CDS encoding FGGY-family carbohydrate kinase: MSEAEPVLVGIDAGLTNVTVTAFDPSGAALASASRDTPTAEAARGRDEQDHDRLWGVVCEATAAVVADDAVSRDAIAGVGVAGHGHGLYGLGADGEPVCGIKSTDSRALDALSDAQREAATERLGWKPFGADPFSLLVWLREHDPETYERLDTVLFSKDVLTHRLTGERVTDTSEGSVFYGPDGDYDERVFEALDVAAAFDALPSVVPSTDACGTVTAGASERTGLPEGTPVATGLHDVAACTLGAGIVDPGDGLVILGTWGQSVAVLDDPDDGDAGLPRRYLDGWLRYEGVRAGAACLEWFVENCGSDWRREAAERGVSPYVVYEEAIEDIPPGANGLVFHPYLEGATDAPNSTGGFYGLRLEHTDAHMLRAVYEGIAVTQARGLDAITSDLDAIRLTGGGARSATWAQMVADISTRPVQVPSERETGALGAALCGGVAADVYPDADAAVERAVGTAARYDPDPATESQYRTLGEAFSQIADAMAEPWETLKTLGETR; this comes from the coding sequence ATGAGCGAGGCGGAGCCCGTCCTCGTCGGCATCGACGCGGGGCTGACGAACGTCACGGTGACGGCGTTCGACCCGTCGGGCGCGGCGCTCGCGAGCGCGTCCCGGGACACGCCGACGGCTGAGGCGGCGCGCGGGCGCGACGAGCAGGACCATGACCGCCTCTGGGGCGTCGTCTGCGAGGCGACGGCGGCGGTCGTCGCGGACGACGCGGTCAGCCGGGACGCCATCGCGGGCGTCGGCGTCGCCGGGCACGGCCACGGCCTCTACGGCCTCGGCGCCGACGGCGAGCCGGTCTGCGGCATCAAGTCCACGGACAGCCGCGCGCTCGACGCGCTCTCGGACGCACAGCGCGAGGCGGCGACCGAGCGCCTCGGCTGGAAGCCGTTCGGCGCGGACCCGTTCAGCCTCCTCGTCTGGCTCCGCGAGCACGACCCCGAGACCTACGAGCGCCTCGACACCGTGCTGTTCTCGAAGGACGTCCTCACCCACCGGCTCACCGGCGAGCGCGTCACCGACACCTCCGAGGGGAGCGTCTTCTACGGGCCGGACGGCGACTACGACGAGCGCGTCTTCGAGGCGCTCGACGTCGCGGCGGCGTTCGACGCGCTGCCGTCCGTCGTCCCGAGCACCGACGCCTGCGGGACGGTGACGGCCGGGGCGAGCGAGCGGACCGGGCTCCCCGAGGGGACGCCGGTCGCCACGGGGCTCCACGACGTCGCCGCGTGCACGCTCGGCGCGGGCATCGTCGATCCCGGTGACGGCCTCGTCATCCTCGGGACGTGGGGCCAGAGCGTCGCCGTCCTCGACGACCCCGACGACGGGGACGCCGGCCTGCCGCGTCGCTACCTCGACGGGTGGCTGCGCTACGAGGGCGTGCGCGCGGGCGCGGCCTGCCTCGAGTGGTTCGTCGAGAACTGCGGGAGCGACTGGCGCCGCGAGGCCGCAGAGCGCGGCGTCTCCCCGTACGTCGTCTACGAGGAGGCCATCGAGGACATCCCGCCGGGCGCGAACGGCCTCGTCTTCCACCCCTACCTCGAGGGGGCGACGGACGCGCCGAACAGCACGGGCGGGTTCTACGGCCTCCGCCTCGAACACACGGACGCGCACATGCTCCGGGCCGTCTACGAGGGCATCGCGGTGACACAGGCGCGCGGACTCGACGCGATCACGTCCGACCTCGACGCGATCCGGCTGACCGGCGGGGGCGCGCGGAGCGCGACGTGGGCGCAGATGGTCGCGGACATCTCGACGCGACCGGTACAGGTGCCCTCGGAGCGCGAGACGGGGGCGCTCGGTGCGGCGCTCTGCGGCGGCGTCGCCGCCGACGTCTATCCGGACGCCGACGCGGCGGTCGAGCGCGCGGTCGGCACGGCGGCCCGCTACGATCCCGACCCGGCGACGGAGTCCCAGTATCGGACGCTCGGCGAGGCGTTCTCGCAGATCGCAGACGCGATGGCCGAGCCGTGGGAAACACTCAAGACCCTAGGCGAAACACGATAG
- a CDS encoding ABC transporter substrate-binding protein, whose translation MARDATGRDAPTRRDYLTYGGAVLGGGLLAGCTGTGADETTTPSDSTSTEATADASYTVSMAPMGEVTFEAVPETIFTRLTHLAGMAFALGRGNDVNALHAPDYYDALWNQFTPRLPGVELDWTGRYSSWTTSKEKLYELDSDVHLADPASVVALDDWTVEDIAEISENVGPWFGNTFSDSHSEPPAAYADAYEYYTLWEQFEKVAQVFEDEAKYDALAAIHDDVLDRIESGLPAEAERPSIVMGGFSDPAAPYVYNVDTPGFLSAHVRPFEPVDAFGDDVTSGSRVDMESLAEANPDVILVFGGLHPSYDMAAIRSSLEDDPVGATIPAVENGNIYPQGGRYQGPVLNLFQLEMTAKQLYPDVFGEWPTYTEGPYPEIPESEQFFDRQRVADVINGER comes from the coding sequence ATGGCACGAGACGCCACCGGTCGCGACGCCCCGACGCGTCGGGACTACCTGACGTACGGCGGCGCAGTCCTCGGCGGGGGCCTCCTCGCCGGCTGTACTGGCACCGGAGCCGACGAAACGACGACACCGAGCGACTCCACGTCCACCGAGGCGACCGCCGACGCCTCGTACACGGTGTCGATGGCGCCGATGGGGGAGGTGACGTTCGAGGCCGTCCCGGAGACGATCTTCACGCGGCTCACCCACCTCGCGGGCATGGCGTTCGCGCTCGGACGCGGGAACGACGTGAACGCGCTGCACGCGCCCGACTACTACGACGCGCTCTGGAACCAGTTCACGCCGCGCCTCCCCGGCGTCGAACTCGACTGGACCGGCCGCTACTCCTCGTGGACCACCTCGAAGGAGAAACTCTACGAACTCGACAGCGACGTCCACCTCGCCGACCCCGCGAGCGTCGTCGCGCTCGACGACTGGACCGTTGAGGACATCGCGGAGATCAGCGAGAACGTCGGGCCGTGGTTCGGCAACACGTTCAGCGACAGCCACTCCGAGCCACCGGCGGCCTACGCCGACGCGTACGAGTACTACACGCTCTGGGAGCAGTTCGAGAAGGTCGCGCAGGTCTTCGAGGACGAGGCCAAGTACGACGCGCTCGCCGCGATTCACGACGACGTGCTCGACCGCATCGAGTCGGGCCTCCCGGCAGAGGCGGAGCGCCCGAGCATCGTCATGGGCGGGTTCAGCGACCCCGCCGCGCCCTACGTCTACAACGTCGACACGCCCGGCTTCCTCAGCGCGCACGTCCGCCCGTTCGAGCCGGTGGACGCGTTCGGCGACGACGTGACGTCCGGCTCGCGGGTGGACATGGAGTCGCTCGCGGAGGCGAACCCCGACGTCATCCTCGTCTTCGGCGGCCTCCACCCGAGCTACGACATGGCGGCGATCCGGTCGTCGCTCGAAGACGACCCCGTCGGCGCGACGATTCCCGCCGTCGAGAACGGCAATATCTACCCGCAGGGCGGCCGCTACCAGGGCCCCGTCCTCAACCTCTTCCAGCTGGAGATGACGGCCAAACAGCTCTACCCCGACGTCTTCGGCGAGTGGCCCACGTACACTGAGGGGCCGTATCCCGAGATTCCCGAGAGCGAGCAGTTCTTCGACCGCCAGCGCGTCGCGGACGTCATCAACGGGGAGCGCTGA
- a CDS encoding heavy metal translocating P-type ATPase, producing MTETPDTTGASSAGERRRTLTVTLTVPEMDCPSCAQKVEKGLRRVEGVVETALRPTTGTATVTYDPERASDADVADAIEGAGYEVVGRDADDADDAEREEVRVAPPSEVWTSARAKKTWVGAALVALGLLFEFLLTGQNAPVASVLDYPLRVADCLFLGAIAVSGAPVVRNGYYSARARSLDIDLLMGTAILAATGIGYFVEAATLAVLFSVAELLEEYAMDRARDSLRELMALSPDEATVVRDGEEVTVPAAAVAVGETVRVRPGEKIPLDGTVVEGESAVDESPITGESVPVDKGVGDDVYAGSITEEGYLEFEVSAPAAESTLTRIIDLVQGAQEQRTETEQFVDRFAGYYTPAVVALAILTAVLPPLLVAGSVTVDVAGVTHTVAGDWRTWFVRGLTLLVIACPCAFVISTPVSVVSGITSAARNGVLIKGGVHLEAMGDVDVVALDKTGTLTKGELAVTDVVAVGDADEGDVLRYAAALEQRSEHPIATAVLARADEAGVDYPAFEAFESITGRGVRATVDGETYYVGKPGLFAERGVDLDARGRPDGGALDDAERDGRSGSVRETVERFEAEGKTVVLVGTGTDVLGVVAVADEVRPGAARAVARLRERGVSRVVMLTGDNEGTARAIAERVGVDAYRAELLPEEKVEAVADLRESDGDVAMVGDGINDAPALASADVGIAMGAAGTDTALETADIALMGDDIDRLPYLYALSKEANGVIRQNIWASLGVKALLALGVPLGLVNVAMAVVVGDMGMSLGVTGNAMRLSRIRPESVRDDATTGE from the coding sequence ATGACCGAGACACCGGACACGACGGGGGCGTCGAGCGCGGGCGAGCGACGCCGGACGCTGACGGTCACCCTCACCGTCCCGGAGATGGACTGCCCGTCGTGCGCGCAGAAGGTCGAGAAGGGCCTGCGTCGCGTTGAGGGCGTCGTCGAGACGGCGCTCCGACCGACCACGGGGACGGCGACGGTGACCTACGACCCCGAGCGGGCGAGCGACGCCGACGTCGCCGACGCCATCGAGGGGGCCGGCTACGAGGTCGTCGGTCGCGATGCCGACGACGCGGACGACGCGGAGCGCGAGGAGGTGCGGGTCGCGCCGCCGTCCGAGGTCTGGACGAGCGCGCGTGCGAAGAAGACGTGGGTCGGCGCGGCGCTCGTCGCCCTCGGCCTCCTCTTCGAGTTCCTGCTCACCGGGCAGAACGCCCCCGTCGCCAGCGTGCTCGACTACCCGCTCCGCGTCGCCGACTGCCTCTTCCTCGGCGCGATCGCGGTGAGCGGCGCGCCGGTCGTCCGAAACGGCTACTACTCCGCGCGGGCCCGCTCGCTCGACATCGACCTCCTGATGGGAACGGCGATACTCGCCGCGACGGGCATCGGTTACTTCGTCGAGGCGGCGACGCTCGCCGTCCTCTTCAGCGTCGCGGAGTTGCTCGAGGAGTACGCGATGGACCGGGCGCGCGACTCGCTGCGCGAGCTGATGGCGCTCTCGCCGGACGAGGCGACGGTCGTGCGCGATGGCGAGGAGGTGACGGTGCCCGCGGCGGCGGTCGCGGTCGGCGAGACGGTGCGCGTCCGGCCGGGCGAGAAGATACCGCTCGACGGCACCGTCGTCGAGGGCGAGAGCGCCGTCGACGAGTCGCCGATCACAGGCGAGAGCGTCCCCGTCGACAAGGGCGTCGGCGACGACGTGTACGCGGGGTCGATCACCGAGGAGGGCTACCTCGAGTTCGAGGTGAGCGCGCCCGCCGCCGAGTCGACGCTCACCCGAATCATCGACCTCGTGCAGGGCGCCCAAGAGCAGCGGACCGAGACCGAGCAGTTCGTCGACCGCTTCGCCGGCTACTACACGCCCGCCGTCGTCGCGCTTGCGATACTGACCGCCGTTCTCCCGCCGCTCCTCGTCGCGGGAAGCGTGACCGTGGACGTCGCGGGCGTCACGCACACGGTCGCGGGGGACTGGCGGACGTGGTTCGTTCGCGGGCTCACCCTCCTCGTCATCGCGTGCCCGTGTGCGTTCGTCATCTCGACGCCCGTCTCCGTCGTCTCCGGGATCACGAGCGCCGCGCGGAACGGCGTACTCATCAAGGGCGGCGTCCACCTCGAAGCGATGGGGGACGTCGACGTCGTCGCCCTCGACAAGACCGGGACGCTCACGAAGGGCGAGCTCGCGGTCACGGACGTCGTCGCCGTCGGCGACGCGGACGAGGGAGACGTCCTGCGGTACGCGGCGGCGCTGGAGCAACGGAGCGAGCACCCGATTGCGACGGCTGTTCTGGCGCGCGCCGACGAGGCGGGCGTCGACTACCCGGCGTTCGAGGCGTTCGAGAGCATCACCGGTCGGGGCGTCCGCGCGACCGTCGACGGCGAGACGTACTACGTCGGGAAGCCCGGACTCTTCGCGGAGCGAGGCGTCGACCTCGACGCGCGCGGCCGGCCGGACGGCGGGGCGCTCGACGACGCCGAGCGTGACGGGCGTTCGGGGAGCGTTCGGGAGACCGTCGAGCGCTTCGAGGCCGAGGGGAAGACGGTTGTCCTCGTCGGGACGGGGACCGACGTGCTCGGCGTCGTCGCGGTCGCGGACGAGGTGCGCCCGGGCGCGGCGCGGGCGGTCGCGCGCCTCCGCGAGCGCGGCGTTTCGCGCGTCGTGATGCTCACCGGCGACAACGAGGGGACGGCGCGCGCAATCGCGGAGCGCGTCGGTGTGGACGCCTATCGGGCCGAACTCCTCCCGGAGGAGAAGGTCGAGGCCGTCGCCGACCTCCGCGAGTCTGACGGCGACGTCGCGATGGTCGGCGACGGCATCAACGACGCGCCCGCGCTGGCGAGCGCGGACGTCGGCATCGCGATGGGGGCCGCCGGCACCGACACCGCGCTGGAGACGGCGGACATCGCCCTCATGGGCGACGACATCGACAGGCTCCCCTACCTCTACGCGCTCTCGAAGGAGGCGAACGGCGTGATCCGCCAGAACATCTGGGCGAGCCTCGGCGTGAAGGCGCTGCTCGCGCTCGGCGTCCCGCTCGGCCTCGTGAACGTCGCGATGGCGGTCGTCGTCGGCGACATGGGGATGAGCCTCGGCGTGACGGGGAACGCGATGCGACTCTCGCGGATCCGTCCGGAGAGCGTCCGCGACGACGCGACTACCGGCGAGTAG
- the glpR gene encoding HTH-type transcriptional regulator GlpR produces MLPERRKRTIVDLVNDRDGCSVAELATEIGVSETTIRRDLRDLEERSLLERTHGGATPVISHGRPYETRRVYNVEEKRAIAERAVAEVRDTQVAFFDSGSTLIEVAKQVPEDLSMTAVTRMPAIAHELSERGHETHLTGGTYRPDGHDCVGPWTDERVRQTNADVLFLGTDGVDREGLSARDMQQSQAKRALIENAARVVLVADHSKFAESHAFRVASHDAIDLLVTDAAVPEAIREALVAAGVEVAAETHR; encoded by the coding sequence ATGCTCCCCGAACGCCGGAAGCGGACCATCGTCGATCTGGTCAACGACCGGGACGGCTGTTCGGTCGCCGAGTTAGCCACCGAGATCGGCGTCTCGGAGACGACCATCCGGCGCGACCTCCGCGACCTCGAGGAGCGCAGTCTCCTCGAGCGGACGCACGGCGGCGCGACGCCCGTCATCAGTCACGGCCGCCCGTACGAGACGCGACGCGTGTACAACGTCGAGGAGAAGCGCGCCATCGCCGAGCGCGCCGTCGCGGAGGTGCGCGACACGCAGGTTGCGTTCTTCGACAGCGGGTCGACGCTCATCGAGGTGGCGAAGCAGGTGCCCGAGGACCTCTCGATGACGGCCGTCACGCGCATGCCCGCCATCGCGCACGAGCTGTCCGAACGCGGCCACGAGACGCACCTCACCGGCGGGACGTATCGGCCGGACGGCCACGACTGCGTCGGCCCGTGGACGGACGAGCGCGTCCGGCAGACGAACGCGGACGTCCTCTTCTTGGGGACGGACGGCGTCGACCGTGAGGGCCTGAGCGCCCGCGACATGCAGCAGTCGCAGGCCAAGCGCGCGCTCATCGAGAACGCGGCGCGCGTCGTCCTCGTCGCCGACCACTCGAAGTTCGCGGAGAGCCACGCGTTCCGCGTCGCCTCACACGACGCGATCGACCTGCTCGTCACCGACGCCGCCGTCCCCGAGGCGATTCGCGAGGCGCTCGTCGCCGCCGGCGTCGAAGTCGCCGCCGAGACGCACCGCTGA
- a CDS encoding DUF6691 family protein, protein MSERESALFAPVVFAGGLVFGLGLAVSGMAKPEVVLDFLQFEDLGLLFVMGGAAVVTGLAFFVGTTFLERAPLTGRAYTRRVKAMDRNVVLGGAVFGVGWGISGICPGAAYASVGIGNLPVLWAVAGMFLGAYAQGYARSRLAG, encoded by the coding sequence ATGAGCGAGCGCGAGAGCGCGCTGTTCGCGCCCGTCGTGTTCGCTGGTGGGCTCGTCTTCGGACTCGGGCTCGCCGTCAGCGGGATGGCGAAACCCGAAGTCGTCCTCGACTTCCTCCAGTTCGAGGACCTCGGTCTCCTCTTCGTCATGGGCGGCGCCGCCGTCGTGACGGGACTCGCGTTCTTCGTCGGGACGACCTTCCTCGAGCGCGCGCCGCTCACCGGCCGCGCGTACACGCGGCGCGTCAAGGCCATGGACCGCAACGTCGTCCTCGGCGGCGCGGTGTTCGGCGTCGGCTGGGGGATTTCGGGTATCTGCCCGGGCGCCGCCTACGCCAGCGTCGGCATCGGGAACCTGCCCGTCCTCTGGGCGGTCGCGGGCATGTTCCTCGGCGCGTACGCGCAGGGCTACGCCCGCAGTCGCCTCGCCGGGTAG
- a CDS encoding putative manganese transporter, which produces MTASSHTLGALPAALGIGVEDALDVLVFSVRDGFVQVSAFVAVTVLVFSYVQYRTDGRIVTYLENNERMQPLAGALLGLTPGCGGAIIAMPLYIRGTVSFGTVVAALAATAGDSAFVILALAPEAALYAYGLAFVAAVLFGYAIDLWGLGIGRVDAAVRRIGRPVTDGGFRTRSVAAGGPSVPDFEGGAHAEHGDGDSADTRMVTLTHGVHVLWWVVAVAGLLAGVTYLVRGAPDVPLTVGLTFAGVFTVAGLTGTLASFYLHFVGRHYIGAGAAGRIRDDFTSAYATFQHAAMETSMVTVWVIAAYLIYEYSIAVFGIEIAAIAASVGVLAPVGGALLGLIPGCAPQIVFAEIYAEGGLPFSALAANAVSQDGDALFPLLAIDAKAAVVATIYTTIPALVVGVALHYLWPHAQFGFGVI; this is translated from the coding sequence ATGACCGCGAGCAGCCACACTCTCGGCGCGCTCCCCGCCGCGCTTGGCATCGGCGTCGAGGACGCCCTCGACGTCCTCGTCTTCTCCGTGCGCGACGGCTTCGTGCAGGTGAGCGCGTTCGTCGCCGTCACCGTCCTCGTCTTCAGTTACGTCCAGTACCGCACCGACGGCCGCATCGTCACCTACCTCGAGAACAACGAGCGCATGCAGCCGCTCGCCGGCGCGCTCCTCGGCCTCACCCCCGGCTGTGGCGGCGCCATCATCGCGATGCCGCTCTACATCCGTGGCACCGTGAGCTTCGGCACCGTCGTCGCCGCGCTCGCCGCGACCGCCGGCGACTCCGCGTTCGTCATCCTCGCGCTCGCCCCCGAGGCCGCGCTCTACGCCTACGGCCTCGCGTTCGTCGCCGCCGTGCTCTTCGGCTACGCGATCGACCTCTGGGGGCTCGGCATCGGGCGCGTCGACGCCGCCGTGCGCCGCATCGGTCGCCCCGTCACCGACGGCGGCTTCCGGACTAGGAGTGTGGCGGCCGGCGGCCCGAGCGTCCCCGACTTCGAGGGGGGAGCGCACGCCGAGCACGGAGACGGCGACTCCGCCGATACACGGATGGTGACGCTCACGCACGGCGTCCACGTCCTCTGGTGGGTCGTCGCCGTCGCCGGCCTCCTCGCGGGCGTCACCTACCTCGTGCGCGGCGCGCCGGACGTCCCGCTCACCGTCGGCCTGACGTTCGCCGGCGTCTTCACCGTCGCCGGCCTCACCGGCACGCTCGCGTCGTTCTATCTCCACTTCGTCGGCCGCCACTACATCGGTGCGGGCGCGGCCGGCCGCATCCGCGACGACTTCACGAGCGCGTACGCGACCTTCCAGCACGCCGCGATGGAGACGAGCATGGTAACGGTCTGGGTCATCGCCGCCTACCTCATCTACGAGTACAGCATCGCCGTCTTCGGCATCGAAATCGCCGCCATCGCCGCTTCCGTCGGCGTCCTCGCACCCGTCGGCGGCGCGCTCCTCGGGCTGATCCCGGGCTGTGCGCCCCAGATCGTCTTCGCCGAGATCTACGCCGAGGGCGGCCTCCCGTTCTCCGCGCTCGCCGCGAACGCCGTCAGTCAGGACGGCGACGCGCTCTTCCCTCTCTTGGCCATCGACGCGAAAGCCGCCGTCGTCGCCACCATCTACACGACCATCCCCGCGCTCGTCGTCGGCGTCGCCCTCCACTACCTCTGGCCGCACGCCCAGTTCGGCTTCGGGGTGATATAG